The proteins below are encoded in one region of Coffea arabica cultivar ET-39 chromosome 4c, Coffea Arabica ET-39 HiFi, whole genome shotgun sequence:
- the LOC113740263 gene encoding protein DEHYDRATION-INDUCED 19 homolog 5-like isoform X1 has translation MDEDFWAARMHTAKNFSAVQAARLNNSDSHLATGDEGEDDVRAWFPCPFCYVEIEVPVLCSHLQEEHCFDLKNAVCPICAATLGKDAIGHFTMQHSQSVKRRRKSQKSGMWSNTSATVGKDLRELTSFLGSNSLSSQSDGHEPAPDPLLSPFLCSRPFLDPKDSKKDVSSSCTDSTANADSNRPSFADAVQEQNYEERTQRAAFFQEVIISTIL, from the exons ATGGATGAGGATTTCTGGGCTGCTAGAATGCACACGGCTAAAAATTTTTCAGCTGTCCAAGCTGCCAGACTGAACAATTCTG ATAGCCATTTGGCCACAGGAGATGAAGGTGAAGATGATGTTAGAGCATGGTTTCCCTGCCCTTTCTGTTATGTAGAAATTGAAGTTCCAGTGCTGTGTAGCCATTTGCAAGAAGAGCATTGTTTTGACTTGAAAAATGCG GTCTGCCCAATATGTGCAGCAACTCTGGGAAAAGATGCAATCGGGCATTTCACAATGCAGCACTCTCAATCGGTGAAG CGCCGGAGAAAATCTCAAAAATCAGGCATGTGGAGTAACACCTCAGCAACAGTAGGCAAGGACTTGCGAGAGTTAACATCATTTCTTGGTTCAAATTCATTAAGTAGTCAGTCTGACGGGCATGAACCTGCTCCAGATCCACTCCTTTCACCATTTCTTTGTTCAAGACCTTTTTTAGACCCTAAAGACAGCAAAAAAGATGTGTCTTCTAGTTGCACTGACTCAACTGCTAATGCAGACAG CAACAGACCATCTTTTGCAGATGCAGTTCAAGAACAAAATTATGAGGAGAGAACACAGCGAGCTGCTTTCTTTCAGGAAGTCATCATATCAACTATTTTGTAG
- the LOC113740263 gene encoding protein DEHYDRATION-INDUCED 19 homolog 5-like isoform X3 — MDEDFWAARMHTAKNFSAVQAARLNNSDSHLATGDEGEDDVRAWFPCPFCYVEIEVPVLCSHLQEEHCFDLKNAVCPICAATLGKDAIGHFTMQHSQSVKRRRKSQKSGMWSNTSATVGKDLRELTSFLGSNSLSSQSDGHEPAPDPLLSPFLCSRPFLDPKDSKKDVSSSCTDSTANADRPSFADAVQEQNYEERTQRAAFFQEVIISTIL; from the exons ATGGATGAGGATTTCTGGGCTGCTAGAATGCACACGGCTAAAAATTTTTCAGCTGTCCAAGCTGCCAGACTGAACAATTCTG ATAGCCATTTGGCCACAGGAGATGAAGGTGAAGATGATGTTAGAGCATGGTTTCCCTGCCCTTTCTGTTATGTAGAAATTGAAGTTCCAGTGCTGTGTAGCCATTTGCAAGAAGAGCATTGTTTTGACTTGAAAAATGCG GTCTGCCCAATATGTGCAGCAACTCTGGGAAAAGATGCAATCGGGCATTTCACAATGCAGCACTCTCAATCGGTGAAG CGCCGGAGAAAATCTCAAAAATCAGGCATGTGGAGTAACACCTCAGCAACAGTAGGCAAGGACTTGCGAGAGTTAACATCATTTCTTGGTTCAAATTCATTAAGTAGTCAGTCTGACGGGCATGAACCTGCTCCAGATCCACTCCTTTCACCATTTCTTTGTTCAAGACCTTTTTTAGACCCTAAAGACAGCAAAAAAGATGTGTCTTCTAGTTGCACTGACTCAACTGCTAATGCAGACAG ACCATCTTTTGCAGATGCAGTTCAAGAACAAAATTATGAGGAGAGAACACAGCGAGCTGCTTTCTTTCAGGAAGTCATCATATCAACTATTTTGTAG
- the LOC113740263 gene encoding protein DEHYDRATION-INDUCED 19 homolog 5-like isoform X2, which yields MDEDFWAARMHTAKNFSAVQAARLNNSDSHLATGDEGEDDVRAWFPCPFCYVEIEVPVLCSHLQEEHCFDLKNAVCPICAATLGKDAIGHFTMQHSQSVKRRRKSQKSGMWSNTSATVGKDLRELTSFLGSNSLSSQSDGHEPAPDPLLSPFLCSRPFLDPKDSKKDVSSSCTDSTANADRILRQFSAEEEKEDINVLLFSGNSLPEQQSVDIA from the exons ATGGATGAGGATTTCTGGGCTGCTAGAATGCACACGGCTAAAAATTTTTCAGCTGTCCAAGCTGCCAGACTGAACAATTCTG ATAGCCATTTGGCCACAGGAGATGAAGGTGAAGATGATGTTAGAGCATGGTTTCCCTGCCCTTTCTGTTATGTAGAAATTGAAGTTCCAGTGCTGTGTAGCCATTTGCAAGAAGAGCATTGTTTTGACTTGAAAAATGCG GTCTGCCCAATATGTGCAGCAACTCTGGGAAAAGATGCAATCGGGCATTTCACAATGCAGCACTCTCAATCGGTGAAG CGCCGGAGAAAATCTCAAAAATCAGGCATGTGGAGTAACACCTCAGCAACAGTAGGCAAGGACTTGCGAGAGTTAACATCATTTCTTGGTTCAAATTCATTAAGTAGTCAGTCTGACGGGCATGAACCTGCTCCAGATCCACTCCTTTCACCATTTCTTTGTTCAAGACCTTTTTTAGACCCTAAAGACAGCAAAAAAGATGTGTCTTCTAGTTGCACTGACTCAACTGCTAATGCAGACAG GATTCTACGTCAATTTTCTGCTGAGGAGGAAAAGGAGGATATaaatgttttattatttagcGGGAACAGCTTGCCAGAACAGCAAAGTGTAGATATAGCATAG